In the Bacillus sp. HSf4 genome, AAGCTATGGCAATTCCACGGTTTCTTCCGGCGAAGTCAAAATCATTAAAGATTTGGATACATCAGTCGAGGGCCGTGACATCTTAATTATTGAAGACATCATCGACAGTGGGCTGACTTTAAGTTATCTTGTGGAGCTTTTCCGGTACCGCAAAGCAAAGTCGATTAAGATTGTAACCCTTCTTGATAAACCGAGCGGACGCAAGGCGGATATCAAAGCGGACTATGTCGGCTTTGAAGTGCCGGACGCATTCGTTGTGGGATACGGTCTTGATTATGCGGAGCGCTACCGCAATCTTCCGTACATCGGAGTTCTCAAGCCGGCGGTTTATGAAAGCTGATTACGAAAGGGATATCTGTTGTATTGGAACGATTTTCTATGATACTATTGAACATAGTTGTGCTTACTGTGGGAGGAGGTAAGGAATGAATCGGGTCTTCCGTAATACCATTTTTTATTTACTTATTTTATTAGTTGTAATCGGAGTTGTGAGCTACTTCCAAACCGCAAATCCGAAAACAGAAAATATGACGTACAGTGACTTTGTTTCAAACCTTGAAAACGGGAAGGTTGAGAATGTTTCCATCCAGCCTGTCAGAGGTGTTTACGAAGTCCGCGGGCAGCTGAATAATTATGAAAAAGACCAATATTTCCTGACCCATGTTCCTGAAGGAAAAGGGGCAGACCAGATTATTGATCAAGTCAAAAAGATGAAGATACAAGTTGAACCTGCACAGGAAACAAGCGGATGGATGACCTTCTTTACCACCATCATCCCTTTTGTAATTATCTTCATTCTTTTCTTCTTCCTGCTTAATCAGGCTCAAGGCGGCGGAAGCCGTGTCATGAACTTCGGTAAAAGCAAGGCTAAGCTATATACAGAAGAAAAGAAACGCGTCAAATTCAAAGATGTGGCAGGAGCGGATGAGGAAAAACAAGAGCTTGTCGAAGTCGTCGAGTTTCTGAAGGATCCCCGCAAATTTGCTGAACTCGGAGCAAGGATTCCGAAAGGTGTGCTTTTGGTCGGACCTCCGGGTACAGGTAAAACGTTGCTTGCGAAAGCTTGTGCCGGTGAAGCTGGCGTGCCTTTCTTCAGCATCAGCGGATCAGACTTCGTGGAAATGTTCGTCGGGGTCGGTGCTTCACGTGTACGCGACCTGTTTGAAAATGCGAAGAAGAATGCGCCGTGTCTGATTTTCATCGATGAGATCGATGCAGTCGGACGTCAGCGTGGTGCGGGTCTAGGCGGCGGCCATGACGAACGGGAGCAGACGCTGAACCAGCTTCTTGTTGAAATGGACGGCTTTAGCGCCAATGAAGGGATCATCATTATTGCCGCGACTAACCGCGCAGACATTTTAGACCCTGCATTGCTTCGTCCGGGACGCTTTGACCGTCAAATTACAGTTGACCGTCCTGATGTAAAAGGCCGTGAAGAAGTGCTTCGCGTCCATGCGAGAAACAAACCGCTTGACGAATCTGTCAACTTGAAATCAATCGCGATGAGAACGCCTGGATTCTCCGGTGCGGATCTTGAGAATCTTTTGAATGAAGCGGCTCTCGTAGCAGCCCGCCATGATAAAAAGAAAATCGATATGCGCGACATCGATGAAGCGACAGACCGCGTCATCGCCGGTCCTGCTAAGAAAAGCAGGGTGATTTCGAAAAAAGAACGCAATATCGTTGCTTATCATGAAGCGGGGCACACCGTCATCGGACTTGTTTTGGACGAAGCGGATATGGTGCACAAAGTAACAATCGTACCCCGCGGCCAAGCCGGCGGATATGCCGTTATGCTTCCTAAGGAAGACCGTTATTTCCAAACAAAACCGGAACTTCTCGATAAAATCGTCGGTCTGCTTGGAGGCCGTGTAGCCGAGGAGATTATATTCGGCGAAGTCAGCACGGGAGCCCATAATGACTTCCAGCGTGCCACCGGCATCGCTAGACGGATGGTTACGGAGTTTGGAATGTCTGAAAAACTCGGTCCACTTCAGTTCGGACAGTCTCAGGGCGGCCAGGTCTTCTTGGGTCGTGACTTCAACAATGATCAAAACTACAGTGACGCGATCGCGTATGAAATTGATAAGGAAATCCAGCGCTTCATCAAAGAATGTTATGAACGTGCGAAAACGATCCTTACCGAAAACCGCGATAAGCTTGAACTGATCGCTCAGACATTGCTGGAAGTCGAAACGCTCGACGCTGAGCAAATCAAGCATTTGACTGAGCACGGAAAACTTCCTGACCGGACCTATGCAGATGATGTTCAGGAGAAAAAAGACGATGTCAAAGTAAACATCAACAAAAGAGATGATGAAGAGAGAAAAGAGGATGACAAAGCGTAATTCCCATCCCTTTTCCCTTCGTTTTAAGAAAACTGCCAAGCGTATGCTATTCGGCAGTTTTCTTATTTTTTTGCCTTTTTAGAGCCGCTTTGGCGAAATCTCTTTCCGCCGGTTTGATTCGTTTACAAAAAGAATCGGCATCGTGTATTGTATGATGGTAGAATGTTTTATGACCAAGTAAGAGAAACTAGTCAAAAGTGGTGATCAGAATGTTACTCGTTATAGATGTGGGAAATACAAACACCGTTCTAGGCATATATCACGACGGGGAGTTAGAATATCACTGGCGGATTGAAACAAGCCGCCACAAAACAGAAGATGAATTCGGCATGCTCCTCAGGTCTTTATTTGATTATGTTGGACTGATGTTTGACCAGATCGAAGGAATTATCATTTCATCAGTTGTACCGCCGATCATGTTTTCCCTTGAAAGAATGTGTACAAAATACTTTCAGATCGAGCCGCAGATCGTCGGGCCCGGTATGAAGACAGGATTGAATATTAAATACGATAATCCG is a window encoding:
- the ftsH gene encoding ATP-dependent zinc metalloprotease FtsH, whose amino-acid sequence is MNRVFRNTIFYLLILLVVIGVVSYFQTANPKTENMTYSDFVSNLENGKVENVSIQPVRGVYEVRGQLNNYEKDQYFLTHVPEGKGADQIIDQVKKMKIQVEPAQETSGWMTFFTTIIPFVIIFILFFFLLNQAQGGGSRVMNFGKSKAKLYTEEKKRVKFKDVAGADEEKQELVEVVEFLKDPRKFAELGARIPKGVLLVGPPGTGKTLLAKACAGEAGVPFFSISGSDFVEMFVGVGASRVRDLFENAKKNAPCLIFIDEIDAVGRQRGAGLGGGHDEREQTLNQLLVEMDGFSANEGIIIIAATNRADILDPALLRPGRFDRQITVDRPDVKGREEVLRVHARNKPLDESVNLKSIAMRTPGFSGADLENLLNEAALVAARHDKKKIDMRDIDEATDRVIAGPAKKSRVISKKERNIVAYHEAGHTVIGLVLDEADMVHKVTIVPRGQAGGYAVMLPKEDRYFQTKPELLDKIVGLLGGRVAEEIIFGEVSTGAHNDFQRATGIARRMVTEFGMSEKLGPLQFGQSQGGQVFLGRDFNNDQNYSDAIAYEIDKEIQRFIKECYERAKTILTENRDKLELIAQTLLEVETLDAEQIKHLTEHGKLPDRTYADDVQEKKDDVKVNINKRDDEERKEDDKA
- the hpt gene encoding hypoxanthine phosphoribosyltransferase — encoded protein: MKQDIENILISEEEIQKKVKELGTALTDEYSGKFPLAIGVLKGAMPFMADLLKHIDTYLEMDFMDVSSYGNSTVSSGEVKIIKDLDTSVEGRDILIIEDIIDSGLTLSYLVELFRYRKAKSIKIVTLLDKPSGRKADIKADYVGFEVPDAFVVGYGLDYAERYRNLPYIGVLKPAVYES